From Erigeron canadensis isolate Cc75 chromosome 8, C_canadensis_v1, whole genome shotgun sequence, one genomic window encodes:
- the LOC122610542 gene encoding uncharacterized protein LOC122610542: MDQTIRHGAVIKTAEVGNFDNKRKWDGNQGRNFTPRPFRKPDNIRAYNAGPSNNMPNKGNSPVCGQCKRNHQGPGKYCEKCKRYGHLTRDCKTTPPTNIRTAPGEFTPSLNITPDKLDAKYTVELANGKLMSTDKIFQECTINLDDRLFPIDFKPARLGSFDIIIGMDWLSKHHAEILCCDKAIRIPLPNGEVIIIQGEKSGTPLNIISCMKARKCLKKGYFSILAHVKEKNSDEKQLEEVPVVKEFPDVFPEELPGLPPSRQVEFHVDLAPGAKPVA; encoded by the exons ATGGATCAAACAATTCGTCACGGAGCAGTAATCAAGACTGCAGAAGTTGGGAACTTTGATAATAAGAGAAAATGGGATGGAAACCAAGGAAGAAACTTTACTCCTCGACCGTTCAGGAAGCCTGATAACATAAGAGCCTACAACGCGGGCCCGAGCAATAACATGCCAAACAAGGGAAACTCGCCAGTTTGTGGCCAGTGCAAGCGTAATCATCAAGGACCTGGCAAGTACTGTGAAAAGTGCAAAAGGTATGGCCATCTTACAAGAGATTGTAAGACTACCCCACCTACTAATATCAGAACCGCACCTGGAG AATTCACCCCGTCACTTAATATAACTCCCGATAAATTAGATGCTAAGTATACAGTAGAATTAGCTAACGGAAAACTCATGTCTACCGACAAAATATTTCAAGAATGTACTATAAACTTAGACGATCGTCTTTTTCCAATAGACTTTAAGCCTGCAAGATTAGGAAGCTTTGACATAATCATCGGTATGGATTGGTTGTCGAAACATCATGCCGAAATCTTGTGCTGCGATAAAGCAATCCGAATTCCTCTCCCGAATGGAGAAGTGATTATCATACAAGGAGAGAAAAGTGGCACACCACTAAACATCATATCGTGTATGAAAGCTCGGAAGTGCTTGAAGAAAGGATACTTTTCTATCCTAGCACACGTGAAAGAAAAGAATTCAGATGAGAAACAATTAGAAGAGGTGCCAGTAGTCAAAGAATTTCCCGACGTATTTCCAGAAGAATTACCAGGACTCCCACCATCTAGACAAGTAGAGTTTCATGTTGATTTAGCACCTGGAGCGAAACCAGTAGCTTGA